The genomic region TCCGGCGGCAGGTCCTCGTCGGGGAAGTCGATCAGCGCTTCCTGCCGGGCCAGCAACGCGGTCAGCCGGTCGCTCCAGTCGCGATAGATCGCCCCCAACGCGCCATCGAGCTGGCGCAGGGCTTGCCGGCGCTGGCCCTGGGTTTCCGCCTCGACCAGATCCGCGACCGCCTCGGCTTCCAGCAGGTCGAGCTTTCCGTTCAGGAAGGCGCGCCGGGTGAACTCGCCCGGCTCGGCCGGGCGCGCGCCGGCGGTGACCAGCGCGTCGCTCACGGCCGCCAGAACGGCGCGGCCGCCGTGCAGATGCAGTTCCGCGCCGTCCTCGCCGGTGTAGCTGCGCGGCCCTGGGAACCACAGCACCAGCCCGCGGTCCAGCACCTCGCCATCCGCCGCGCGCAGGCTGCGCAGCGAGGCCAGCCGCGGTGGCGGCCGGCGGCCGCAAAGACGGTCGAGGATGTCGCCGGCGCGAGGGCCGCTCAGCCGCAGCACTGTCAGCGCCGCGCGCCCCGCGCCCGAGGCCGGGGCGAAGATCGTGTCCTGGTCCGCGCCGGCTTGCACCGTCACTCCTTCCCGGGTTCGGCCGGCAGCATCAGCGCGGGCACCCGGCCGCCGTCACGGACATGCTGTTCCAGCACCGCGTCCACGTCCTCGCGCGTCGCCACCTTGTACCAGATGCCCTCGGGATAGATGACCAGGGCCGGACCTTGTTCGCAGCGATCGAGGCAGCCTGCCATGTTCACGCGGATATTGGTGAGCCCGAGTTCCTTCACCCGTACCTTCATGTAGTCGCGCAGGGCTTCCGAGCCCTTGGCCGCGCAGGAGCCGCGGCGGTACCCGTCCGGGCGGCGGTTGCAGCAGACGAAGATATGCGCCTCGAAATGCAAAGGCGGGTCATCGGGCCGGCGGGCGTTCGGCATGGCACCTCGCTTCCCGCGTCGCCCTGCGGGCGGGCGGGGATGGTGGAAGAGCGGTGGTCGGCCCCGGTCCGGTGGCGGATCATCCCTCGCGGGTCGGGGCCGAGCACCTATCTGCAATCGACCGATCCGACGCAAGGACCCCGCCATGGCACCTGCCGAGAACCTGCTGCAGCACGAGACCTCGCCCTATCTGCTGCAGCACGCCAGCAATCCGGTGCACTGGCGCCCCTGGGGGGAAGCGGCGCTGGCGGAGGCGCGGGCACTGGACCGCCCGATCCTGCTGTCGGTCGGCTACGCCGCCTGCCACTGGTGCCACGTGATGGCGCATGAATCCTTCGAGGACGCCGCGACCGCGGCGCTGATGAACCGGCTGTTCGTCAACGTGAAGGTGGATCGCGAGGAGCGACCGGACATCGACCATCTCTACATGTCCGCCCTGCATGCCCTGGGCGAGCATGGCGGCTGGCCGATGACGATGTTCCTCACCCCCGAGGGCGAGCCTTTCTGGGGCGGCACCTACTTCCCACCCGAGCCGCGCTGGGGCCGACCCTCCTTCCGGCAGGTGCTGCAGGGCGTGGCCGAGGCCTATCAGGCCCAGCGCGATGCCGTCCGCCAGAATGCCGACGCCCTTCGCCAGGCCCTGGCCGCGCAATCGGCGGCCCGTCCGGGGGCGGAGATCGAGCCGGCCACGCTGGACCAGGTGACGGCGGCACTGCTGCAGGCGACCGATCCCGAGCAAGGGGGGATGCGGGGGGCGCCGAAATTCCCGAACGCGCCGATTTTCCGTTATCTCTGGCAGGACGGTTTCCGCACCGGCGGCCGGGCCGGCATCGAGGCGCTGCACCTGCTGCTGCGGCGCATGTCGTTGGGCGGGATCCACGACCATCTTGGCGGCGGCTATGCGCGCTATGCCACCGACGCCGTCTGGCTGGTGCCGCATTTCGAGAAGATGCTCTACGACAACGCGCAGCTCCTTGAACTGCTGGCACTGGCCGCGGCCGACCGGCCCGATCCCCTTTATGCCGCCTGTGCCGCCGCGACGGTCGGGTGGATGCTGCGCGACATGGCCGCACCGGTCGGAGGCGGGG from Rhodovastum atsumiense harbors:
- a CDS encoding (2Fe-2S) ferredoxin domain-containing protein; the protein is MPNARRPDDPPLHFEAHIFVCCNRRPDGYRRGSCAAKGSEALRDYMKVRVKELGLTNIRVNMAGCLDRCEQGPALVIYPEGIWYKVATREDVDAVLEQHVRDGGRVPALMLPAEPGKE